The following are from one region of the Sardina pilchardus chromosome 4, fSarPil1.1, whole genome shotgun sequence genome:
- the LOC134078889 gene encoding TLR adapter interacting with SLC15A4 on the lysosome, producing MLCESRLWTVVFCQEWGLPPDSYKNTPETTATSSSAPATLPRLLTHVPSSPRQPGSDGWSGRLVSPDVDVPGRVASSPGPAVAAMAVGGAEPFLVPPSCHSICQHYSDLHIAGDQVLLLDPAGAADAGGDLQARLCQDPEPEPLLSCWVEQEDEEEEKENEEDEGEDADAAALGAREGPSLLPPEGRPLSNSQLNRYLEQKLLELYRQHLAQGPGPAAPQHQHQQQNQRQHQQQDRLGPRPVLASELLQTSLDQITLQLRRRDHNLEAARAKDMVMSCLLRVASSLQSSEISTPILQMSCSAAEREQHPDTKDLH from the exons ATGCTCTGTGAGAGCCGGCTGTGGACGGTGGTGTTCTGCCAGGAATGGGGACTCCCGCCCGACAGCTACAAAAACACTCCTGAAACCACGGCAACCTCCTCAAGCGCTCCCGCCACCCTGCCACGCCTCCTCACGCACGTCCCCTCGTCTCCACGGCAACCTGGCTCCGACGGCTGGTCCGGAAGACTGGTCTCCCCCGACGTGGACGTGCCCGGGCGGGTGGCCTCGTCCCCGGGCCCTGCGGTGGCGGCGATGGCGGTGGGGGGGGCCGAGCCCTTCCTGGTGCCCCCGTCCTGCCACAGCATCTGCCAGCACTACAGCGACCTCCACATCGCCGGCGaccaggtgctgctgctggaccccGCGGGCGCAGCCGACGCAGGGG GCGATCTTCAGGCCAGACTCTGTCAGGACCCCGAACCCGAGCCGCTGCTGTCCTGCTGGGTCGagcaggaggatgaggaggaggagaaggagaacgaggaggacgagggcgaGGACGCAGACGCCGCTGCTCTGGGCGCCCGCGAGGGTCCGTCCCTGCTGCCCCCCGAGGGTCGTCCGCTGTCCAACTCGCAGCTGAACCGCTACCTGGAGCAGAAGCTGCTGGAGCTGTACCGGCAGCACTTGGCCCAGGGGCCCGGCCCGGCCGCAccacagcaccagcaccagcagcagaaccagcgccagcaccagcagcaggacCGTCTGGGCCCGAGGCCCGTCCTGGCGTCCGAGCTGCTGCAGACCAGCCTGGACCAGATCACGCTGCAGCTGCGGCGCCGCGACCACAACCTGGAGGCCGCGCGCGCCAAGGACATGGTCATGAGCTGCCTGCTCAGGGTGGCCAGCAGCCTGCAGTCCAGCGAGATCAGCACCCCCATACTGCAGATGTCCTGTAGCGCCgcggagagagagcagcacccCGATACTAAAGATCTCCACTAA